A region from the Agrobacterium cucumeris genome encodes:
- a CDS encoding ATP-dependent helicase has protein sequence MSNSFDDMPFFDEEPAAPRRATNNAPSENGGGLGIAARAMAARDQTRAAPDYLSGLNPEQRDAVETLDGPVLVLAGAGTGKTRVLTTRIAHILATGRAYPSQILAVTFTNKAAREMKERIGVLVGGAVEGMPWLGTFHSIGVKLLRRHAELVGLKSDFTILDTDDVVRLIKQLIQAEGLDDKRWPAKQFAGMIDGWKNKGLTPPDIPEGDSRAFANGKGRELYTAYQNRLKTLNACDFGDLLMHPISIFRRHTDILKEYHQKFRYILVDEYQDTNTAQYMWLRLLAQRAKGEPQNVCCVGDDDQSIYGWRGAEVDNILRFDKDFPGAKVIKLERNYRSTEHILGTAGHLIAHNEGRLGKTLFTERSSPDDEKVMVHAAWDSEEEARAVGEEIEQLQRKNHKLNDMAILVRASFQMREFEDRFVTLGLNYRVIGGPRFYERLEIRDAMAYFRLVCQPADDLAFERIVNTPKRGLGDTTIRNLHDYARARDIPMLAAAADIIETDELKPKARKALFDVVQDFRRWQGLLENTEHTTLAEQILDESGYTAMWQVDKTAEAPGRLENLKELIRSMESFESMRGFLEHVALVMDAEQNAEMDAVSIMTLHSAKGLEFDTVFLPGWEEGLFPHQRALDEGGRSGLEEERRLAYVGITRAKKLCHIWFVSNRRIHGLWQSTLPSRFLEELPPAHVDVAASDSNYGGYGGRGGYGQSRFDKAEPFANNYSTPGWKRAQANKSDATRDNWGTRSGHAVERIGYGESGPRTRTIDGELVAKSVADTPSKFVVGDRVFHLKFGNGNISAIEGNKLTIDFDRAGQKRVLDGFVEKV, from the coding sequence ATGAGCAACAGTTTTGACGATATGCCGTTCTTCGATGAAGAACCCGCCGCACCGCGCAGGGCAACGAACAATGCCCCTTCGGAAAACGGCGGCGGGCTTGGCATTGCCGCCCGTGCCATGGCGGCGCGCGACCAGACACGTGCCGCGCCCGATTATCTGTCCGGCCTCAACCCGGAACAGCGCGATGCCGTGGAAACGCTGGACGGACCCGTTCTCGTGCTCGCGGGCGCCGGCACCGGCAAGACGCGCGTTCTGACGACCCGCATCGCCCATATTCTGGCAACCGGCCGTGCCTATCCGAGCCAGATCCTTGCCGTGACCTTCACCAACAAGGCTGCCCGCGAGATGAAGGAACGTATCGGCGTGCTGGTTGGCGGCGCTGTCGAGGGCATGCCCTGGCTCGGCACCTTCCACTCCATCGGCGTCAAGCTGCTGCGCCGCCATGCGGAACTCGTCGGCCTGAAATCGGATTTCACCATTCTCGATACGGACGATGTCGTGCGGCTGATCAAGCAGCTCATCCAGGCCGAAGGTCTTGATGACAAGCGCTGGCCGGCAAAACAATTCGCCGGCATGATCGACGGCTGGAAGAACAAGGGCCTGACGCCGCCGGATATTCCGGAAGGCGACAGCCGCGCCTTCGCCAATGGCAAGGGCCGCGAGCTTTACACCGCCTATCAGAACCGGCTGAAGACGCTGAACGCCTGTGACTTCGGTGATCTTCTGATGCACCCGATCAGTATCTTCCGCCGCCACACCGATATTCTGAAGGAGTATCACCAGAAGTTCCGTTACATTCTGGTGGACGAATATCAGGACACCAACACGGCGCAATATATGTGGCTGAGGCTTCTCGCACAGCGCGCCAAGGGCGAGCCGCAGAACGTCTGTTGTGTTGGTGACGACGACCAGTCGATCTATGGCTGGCGTGGGGCCGAAGTGGATAACATCCTGCGTTTCGACAAGGATTTCCCCGGCGCCAAGGTCATCAAGCTGGAACGTAACTACCGCTCCACCGAACATATTCTCGGCACGGCCGGCCATCTGATTGCCCATAATGAAGGGCGTCTCGGCAAGACCCTGTTCACCGAACGCAGCAGCCCTGATGACGAAAAGGTCATGGTGCATGCCGCCTGGGATTCCGAGGAGGAAGCCCGCGCCGTCGGCGAGGAGATCGAGCAGCTCCAGCGCAAGAATCACAAGCTGAACGACATGGCCATCCTCGTTCGCGCCTCCTTCCAGATGCGCGAATTCGAAGACCGTTTTGTCACGCTTGGTCTCAATTACCGCGTCATCGGCGGTCCGCGTTTTTATGAGCGCCTCGAAATCCGCGATGCCATGGCCTATTTCCGGCTGGTCTGCCAGCCGGCCGACGATCTCGCCTTCGAGCGCATCGTCAATACACCCAAGCGCGGTCTTGGTGATACGACGATCCGCAACCTGCATGACTATGCCCGCGCCCGCGATATTCCGATGCTGGCGGCAGCGGCCGACATTATCGAAACCGACGAGCTGAAACCGAAAGCGCGCAAGGCGCTGTTCGACGTGGTGCAGGATTTCCGCCGCTGGCAGGGCCTCCTGGAAAACACCGAGCACACCACGCTTGCCGAACAGATCCTCGACGAAAGCGGCTACACCGCCATGTGGCAGGTCGACAAGACGGCGGAAGCACCCGGGCGGCTGGAAAACCTGAAGGAACTCATCCGGTCGATGGAATCCTTCGAAAGCATGCGTGGATTTCTCGAACACGTCGCACTCGTCATGGATGCGGAACAAAATGCCGAGATGGATGCCGTATCCATCATGACGCTGCATTCCGCCAAGGGTCTGGAATTCGACACCGTCTTCCTGCCCGGCTGGGAAGAAGGCCTGTTCCCGCACCAGCGGGCGCTGGATGAAGGCGGCCGCTCCGGTCTCGAAGAAGAACGCCGTCTGGCTTATGTCGGCATCACCCGCGCCAAGAAACTCTGCCATATCTGGTTCGTATCGAACCGGCGTATCCATGGCTTATGGCAATCCACCCTGCCCTCACGTTTTCTGGAAGAACTGCCGCCCGCCCATGTGGATGTCGCGGCATCCGACAGCAATTACGGCGGTTATGGCGGGCGCGGCGGCTATGGCCAGTCCCGCTTCGATAAGGCGGAACCCTTCGCCAATAATTATTCCACTCCCGGCTGGAAACGGGCGCAGGCCAACAAATCAGATGCCACCCGCGATAACTGGGGCACACGCTCCGGCCATGCGGTCGAGCGGATTGGTTATGGCGAAAGCGGCCCGCGCACCCGCACGATTGATGGCGAGCTGGTGGCCAAATCCGTTGCCGACACGCCGTCGAAATTCGTGGTCGGCGACCGCGTCTTCCACCTCAAATTCGGGAATGGCAACATCTCCGCCATCGAGGGCAACAAGCTGACCATCGATTTCGACCGCGCAGGACAAAAGCGCGTGCTGGATGGATTTGTGGAAAAGGTTTGA
- a CDS encoding glycosyltransferase family 25 protein, with translation MHILPKSQRKLAVFLINMDSATKRLEDMTARLDAIGLQAERIAGVNGRELNYPIPEFSEISYMLMHGRRTSPPEIGCYLSHVACANKFMAGDADIALILEDDVVFDNDFLNAIDEAVLNGGDWDLLRLTTVSNGRKFQFRPLSNGRSLAIALTREKGSGAYLVNRRAGKWISKLIPMRLAYDIAFDLEYLAGLKGAFIYPLCATQDADGESQIQNNLRIYRLPRWRYFTVLPYRAYLETSRFLLRGLRFAIARLSVTLEGGKGKTAPAGN, from the coding sequence TTGCATATTTTACCGAAAAGCCAGCGCAAGCTTGCCGTTTTCCTGATCAACATGGATAGCGCCACGAAGCGCCTTGAGGATATGACCGCCAGGCTCGACGCGATCGGACTGCAGGCGGAGCGTATCGCCGGCGTAAATGGCCGCGAGCTCAATTATCCGATCCCGGAATTCAGCGAGATTTCCTACATGCTCATGCATGGCCGGCGCACCTCGCCGCCGGAAATCGGCTGTTATCTCAGCCATGTCGCCTGCGCCAATAAATTCATGGCTGGCGATGCCGATATCGCGCTCATCCTTGAAGACGACGTGGTCTTCGACAATGATTTTCTGAATGCAATCGATGAGGCGGTACTGAACGGCGGTGACTGGGATTTGCTACGGCTGACGACGGTCAGCAACGGCCGCAAATTCCAGTTTCGCCCGCTTTCCAATGGCCGTTCGCTGGCCATTGCCCTGACGCGGGAAAAAGGCTCAGGCGCCTATCTCGTCAATCGTCGCGCCGGAAAATGGATATCGAAACTGATCCCCATGCGGCTCGCTTATGATATCGCATTCGATCTGGAATATCTGGCAGGCCTGAAGGGGGCTTTCATCTATCCGCTCTGCGCCACGCAGGATGCGGATGGCGAAAGCCAGATTCAGAACAACCTGCGCATTTATCGCCTGCCGCGCTGGCGTTATTTTACGGTGCTGCCCTATCGCGCCTATCTGGAAACCAGCCGTTTTCTTCTGCGCGGCCTCCGCTTCGCCATCGCCAGGCTGAGCGTTACGCTCGAAGGCGGCAAGGGCAAGACTGCTCCCGCCGGCAATTGA
- a CDS encoding DMT family transporter has translation MTDMTHPRLNPLHLAAAFASGCLLTLMVHFNGQLAHYGSALFSSWTAHGTGTVAALIYLAIMRPKNDPTAPAKPKAPLWAYCGGVVGAAIVILTSTAVNSPLALSGTIALGLGGQVIFSLLADLFGLFGLPKRRPDMRDMAAVALILCGSALIILVGRTA, from the coding sequence ATGACAGATATGACGCATCCCCGCCTCAACCCGCTGCATCTTGCCGCCGCCTTCGCTAGCGGTTGTCTTTTGACGTTGATGGTGCATTTCAACGGCCAGCTTGCCCATTACGGCAGCGCGCTGTTTTCCTCGTGGACGGCGCATGGCACAGGTACGGTGGCGGCGCTGATCTATCTCGCCATCATGCGCCCGAAGAACGACCCCACGGCACCGGCAAAACCGAAGGCACCGCTCTGGGCCTATTGCGGCGGGGTTGTGGGTGCGGCCATCGTCATCCTCACCTCCACCGCCGTCAATTCGCCGCTGGCGCTTTCCGGCACCATCGCGCTCGGCCTCGGCGGACAGGTGATTTTCAGCCTGCTGGCCGATCTTTTCGGCCTTTTCGGCCTGCCGAAACGGCGGCCGGATATGCGGGACATGGCAGCGGTGGCACTGATCCTTTGCGGCAGCGCGCTCATCATTCTTGTCGGGAGAACGGCATGA
- a CDS encoding DMT family transporter, whose translation MIVWIAMAFAGGVFVALSRQINGRLSLSNSPLIASFWNHIVGFAVLTVIGLIVGGLIPPGAADAPWLAFIGGPIGVVFIASGSWLIPRIGAVNTALLVISGQMVSGVVLDLFGDHPPKIWASALGILLIIAGMVLTQRRSR comes from the coding sequence ATGATCGTCTGGATAGCCATGGCTTTTGCCGGCGGCGTCTTCGTGGCGCTGAGCCGTCAGATCAACGGCCGCTTGAGCCTGTCGAACTCACCACTTATCGCTTCATTCTGGAACCATATCGTTGGCTTTGCCGTGCTGACCGTCATCGGCCTCATCGTCGGCGGCCTCATTCCGCCCGGCGCGGCCGATGCGCCCTGGCTTGCCTTTATCGGCGGCCCGATCGGCGTCGTCTTCATCGCCTCGGGAAGCTGGCTCATTCCGCGCATCGGCGCGGTCAATACCGCCCTTCTGGTCATCAGCGGCCAGATGGTGTCAGGCGTTGTGCTCGATCTCTTCGGCGATCATCCGCCGAAAATCTGGGCAAGCGCGCTTGGCATTCTTCTCATCATCGCCGGCATGGTGCTGACGCAACGGCGCAGCCGTTGA
- a CDS encoding DUF2778 domain-containing protein, with amino-acid sequence MAFSAAAYNGAGVAGSSCLKKGKSFSLGRMSALLGGGAFAGLFAFAAFASLHSMAAASHGVGQFEKTLVARLDSAETAIGHATGRDIHVRKFSRLSDHSHGPQKAVRLAGIMPEIGAKEFRERFGAAANAKGQASVKELAALRPSAIVDSALGRTTEVAYQSAASQHPAFEVALARPQIEEEASSLLPDDVPLPSFRPEVAAAETVEPSPRPALSKAAVASAPDFDAPVPLRAPQQPKQSTGAMLAFAKPDNPMREPSKMDAVPWPDRGNGTAIYDISSGTVHMPNGEKLEAHSGIGKMRDNPDFVHVRMRGSTPPSSYRLTMREARFHGVEAIRLTPENGVNPHGRDGLLAHTYMLAKRGESNGCVVFRDYSRFLAAFKRGEVKRMVVVPKLNGNRPTLASSSGKSGGKTLLSMFSRGNDS; translated from the coding sequence ATGGCGTTTTCTGCTGCGGCCTATAATGGCGCCGGTGTTGCCGGGTCGTCCTGCCTCAAGAAAGGCAAATCCTTTTCGCTTGGCCGAATGTCCGCGCTGCTCGGTGGCGGTGCCTTTGCCGGTCTTTTTGCCTTTGCTGCCTTCGCATCGCTGCATAGCATGGCAGCCGCCTCGCATGGCGTCGGGCAATTTGAAAAGACGCTGGTGGCGAGGCTTGATTCTGCCGAGACGGCGATCGGCCACGCGACTGGGCGGGATATTCACGTCCGCAAATTTTCCCGCCTGAGCGATCACAGCCATGGCCCGCAGAAGGCCGTTCGCCTTGCCGGCATCATGCCGGAGATCGGCGCGAAGGAATTTCGCGAGCGCTTTGGCGCGGCGGCAAATGCCAAAGGGCAGGCGTCGGTGAAGGAACTTGCCGCGCTCAGGCCTTCGGCAATCGTCGATTCGGCGCTTGGGCGCACCACCGAGGTCGCCTATCAAAGCGCTGCCTCGCAACATCCGGCATTCGAAGTGGCGCTGGCGCGCCCGCAGATCGAGGAAGAGGCGAGCAGCCTGCTTCCCGATGATGTACCGCTTCCGAGCTTCCGGCCCGAAGTGGCGGCGGCCGAGACGGTGGAGCCGTCGCCGCGTCCCGCCCTTTCCAAGGCTGCGGTTGCGTCAGCCCCCGATTTTGATGCGCCGGTTCCGCTGCGCGCGCCGCAGCAGCCGAAGCAGAGCACCGGCGCCATGCTTGCCTTTGCAAAGCCTGATAATCCGATGCGCGAGCCGAGCAAGATGGATGCGGTTCCGTGGCCGGATCGCGGCAATGGCACGGCGATTTACGATATTTCCTCCGGGACGGTTCACATGCCGAATGGCGAGAAGCTGGAAGCGCATTCCGGCATCGGCAAGATGCGTGACAATCCCGACTTTGTTCACGTCAGAATGCGTGGCTCTACGCCGCCCTCCAGCTATCGCTTGACGATGCGCGAAGCGCGGTTTCATGGCGTAGAAGCCATTCGCCTGACACCGGAAAACGGCGTCAACCCGCATGGCCGCGATGGGCTTCTTGCCCATACCTACATGCTGGCGAAACGCGGTGAATCGAACGGCTGTGTCGTGTTTCGGGATTATTCGCGCTTCCTGGCCGCCTTCAAGCGCGGCGAAGTCAAGCGCATGGTCGTGGTGCCAAAACTGAACGGCAACCGTCCGACGCTTGCCAGCAGCAGCGGGAAAAGTGGCGGCAAGACGCTGCTCAGCATGTTCTCGCGCGGCAACGATTCCTGA
- the pncA gene encoding bifunctional nicotinamidase/pyrazinamidase, with protein MKALLLIDIQNGFCPGGNLAVAEGDRIVPAANALIDNGGYDLIVASQDWHPENHGSFASQHPGRKPFDMGELSGKPQMMWPDHCVQGTQDAEFHPDLKTDAFDYIQQKGENPAVDSYSAFRDNDQSATTGLADYLARQGVTQLDICGLATDYCVSFSVLDAIDMLPGIKVRFIEDASRGIDPQGIKAAIAAMREKGAAIVNSRDILRD; from the coding sequence ATGAAGGCGCTGTTGCTCATCGACATCCAGAACGGCTTTTGCCCCGGCGGTAATCTGGCCGTTGCCGAAGGGGACAGGATCGTACCCGCCGCCAATGCCCTCATCGACAATGGCGGTTATGATCTCATCGTCGCCTCACAGGACTGGCACCCGGAAAACCACGGCAGTTTCGCCTCCCAGCACCCCGGCAGAAAACCGTTCGACATGGGCGAGCTTTCCGGCAAACCGCAGATGATGTGGCCGGACCATTGCGTGCAGGGCACGCAGGATGCGGAATTCCACCCCGACCTGAAGACGGACGCATTCGACTATATTCAGCAGAAGGGTGAAAACCCCGCCGTCGACAGCTATTCCGCCTTTCGCGACAATGACCAGTCGGCGACGACAGGCCTTGCCGATTATCTGGCCCGTCAGGGCGTGACGCAGCTCGATATATGCGGCCTCGCCACCGATTATTGCGTCAGTTTTTCGGTGCTCGATGCCATCGACATGTTGCCCGGCATCAAGGTCCGTTTCATCGAGGATGCAAGCCGCGGCATCGATCCGCAGGGCATAAAGGCCGCGATTGCGGCCATGCGGGAAAAGGGCGCAGCAATCGTCAACAGCCGCGACATATTGCGCGACTGA
- a CDS encoding DUF2164 domain-containing protein: MLEKQEKAVLAARIKDYLARETETEMGLLEAEIFVEFLAEEVGYVFYNQGLKDAHAAILRRLEDAAGDIDVLEKPRLR; encoded by the coding sequence ATGCTCGAAAAGCAGGAAAAGGCGGTCTTGGCCGCGCGTATCAAGGACTACCTTGCCCGGGAGACCGAAACCGAGATGGGGCTTCTTGAGGCGGAAATCTTCGTGGAGTTTCTGGCCGAGGAGGTCGGATATGTTTTCTATAATCAGGGGCTGAAGGATGCACATGCTGCAATCCTGCGGCGTCTTGAGGACGCGGCGGGTGACATCGATGTGCTGGAAAAACCGCGGCTGCGTTGA
- a CDS encoding AzlC family ABC transporter permease codes for MFNKDFREGLRTGFPIALSAAPFGALFGAVAVDNGLSVTEATIMSGTVYAGASQLVGIELFGQKVAPWLIVLSVFAVNFRHILYSAAIARMISGWSLMQKAAGFFVLVDPQFAESVRKYENTGTVGFSWYMGFAAPVYVLWLAMTILGASLGNLVGDPKAIGLDVLLPIYFMGMVLSFRQRENFYPVMLASAAGATVAYHFVGSPWQVSLGAIAGILVAVLYPPKPNGEANPENRVETP; via the coding sequence ATGTTCAATAAAGATTTTCGCGAGGGACTGAGGACCGGTTTTCCGATCGCCCTTTCCGCCGCCCCCTTTGGCGCGCTGTTCGGCGCGGTTGCAGTCGATAACGGCCTGAGCGTCACCGAAGCCACGATCATGAGCGGCACCGTCTATGCCGGCGCGAGCCAGCTTGTGGGCATCGAACTGTTTGGCCAGAAGGTCGCCCCATGGCTGATCGTTCTTTCCGTCTTCGCCGTCAATTTCCGCCATATCCTTTATTCGGCAGCCATCGCCCGAATGATCTCCGGCTGGTCGCTGATGCAGAAAGCTGCCGGCTTCTTTGTGCTGGTGGATCCGCAATTCGCCGAATCGGTCCGCAAATACGAGAACACCGGCACAGTCGGCTTTTCCTGGTATATGGGCTTTGCCGCACCGGTCTATGTGCTGTGGCTGGCCATGACCATTCTCGGCGCCTCGCTCGGCAATCTCGTCGGCGATCCCAAAGCCATCGGCCTCGATGTGCTTTTGCCGATCTATTTCATGGGCATGGTCCTGAGCTTCCGCCAGCGGGAGAATTTCTACCCCGTGATGCTGGCAAGCGCAGCCGGCGCAACAGTCGCCTATCACTTCGTCGGCTCGCCCTGGCAAGTCAGCCTCGGGGCGATTGCCGGCATTCTCGTTGCCGTCCTCTATCCGCCCAAACCCAACGGCGAGGCCAATCCTGAAAATAGGGTGGAAACGCCATGA
- a CDS encoding AzlD family protein, with translation MSDMLHTDTMILIALAAVATYLTRIGGYVLMTRMKSIPPRMEAGLNAVPVAVLTTLVAPAFFEGGYEVKIGMLAALLVCLRFPGLTMLAIGWAVVIAIRHFGLL, from the coding sequence ATGAGCGACATGCTCCATACCGACACGATGATCCTGATCGCGCTCGCCGCCGTCGCCACCTATCTCACCCGCATCGGCGGTTATGTGCTGATGACGCGGATGAAATCCATCCCGCCGCGCATGGAAGCAGGACTTAACGCCGTACCGGTTGCGGTTCTGACCACGCTTGTCGCACCCGCCTTTTTCGAAGGCGGATACGAGGTCAAGATCGGCATGCTGGCAGCCCTTCTGGTCTGCCTGCGGTTTCCCGGCCTGACGATGCTGGCAATCGGCTGGGCCGTCGTCATCGCCATCAGGCATTTCGGGCTGCTTTAA
- a CDS encoding aminopeptidase P family protein, protein MFQTFENKSAPQFGKARVEALRAGFDALAIDGFLVPRADEYQGEYVPECAERLSWLTGFTGSAGIALVTRSEAVVFVDGRYTTQLKSQVDQSVFTGGDLVGAPPSVWLSEHAAQGFRLGIDPWLHTGAELKRLEKALAAKGGSVVLLERNPLDALWQDRPSEPLEPVIIQPEAFTGKLAKEKIALLAETVSAKQADALLVTDPSSIAWIFNIRGNDVPHTPHPLARAIIYADGRTDIFLDKRKTGIEVEAYLAQLATQLPPSKIADRLHAIASAKGRVMVDADLTPVALTGAITTAGGILVEMSDPVRLPRACKNKAELAGSAAAHVQDGAAMVEYLSWLDRQQPGSVTEIAAVKALEAARAKVGQAMQNPLKDVSFDTISGAGEHAAIIHYRVTTDTDRTLADGEMFLVDSGAQYVNGTTDITRTVAIGTVPEEQKRFFTLVLKGVIGISTARFPKGTRGCDLDPLARIALWKAGADYAHGTGHGVGSYLSVHEGPQRIARLSTQELLPGMILSNEPGYYRPGAFGIRIENLIYVRDAQEVAGGDQPMFSFETLTWCPIDNRLVVVSLLTDEELDWLNAYHADVLEKLSPLITDEKVKAWLVAATRPLERVA, encoded by the coding sequence ATGTTCCAGACCTTCGAAAACAAATCCGCGCCGCAATTTGGCAAGGCCCGTGTCGAGGCGCTGCGCGCCGGTTTCGACGCGCTGGCTATCGACGGTTTTCTGGTGCCGCGCGCCGATGAATATCAGGGGGAATATGTGCCGGAATGCGCCGAGCGCCTGTCCTGGCTGACGGGCTTCACCGGTTCGGCCGGCATCGCGCTGGTGACACGCAGCGAGGCCGTGGTTTTTGTCGATGGCCGGTATACGACACAGCTCAAATCGCAGGTCGACCAATCCGTCTTCACGGGCGGTGATCTGGTCGGGGCGCCGCCCTCTGTCTGGTTATCCGAACATGCAGCGCAGGGCTTCCGACTGGGGATCGATCCGTGGCTGCATACCGGCGCTGAATTGAAGCGGCTGGAAAAGGCGCTTGCGGCCAAAGGCGGCTCCGTCGTGTTGCTGGAGCGCAATCCGCTTGACGCCCTGTGGCAGGACCGTCCGTCCGAGCCGCTGGAGCCCGTTATTATCCAGCCGGAAGCCTTTACCGGCAAGCTGGCGAAGGAAAAGATCGCGCTGCTGGCGGAGACGGTTTCGGCCAAGCAGGCAGATGCCCTGCTGGTTACCGATCCGTCTTCCATTGCCTGGATTTTCAATATTCGCGGCAATGACGTGCCGCATACACCGCATCCGCTTGCCCGTGCCATCATCTATGCCGATGGCAGGACGGATATTTTTCTCGACAAGCGCAAGACCGGCATCGAGGTCGAGGCCTATCTGGCGCAATTGGCGACGCAACTGCCGCCATCGAAAATTGCCGACCGCCTGCATGCGATTGCCAGCGCCAAGGGCCGGGTCATGGTCGATGCCGATCTGACGCCGGTGGCGCTGACGGGCGCAATCACGACAGCGGGCGGTATACTGGTGGAGATGTCCGATCCGGTCCGCCTGCCGCGCGCCTGCAAGAACAAGGCGGAGCTTGCCGGTTCGGCCGCAGCACACGTGCAGGATGGCGCGGCCATGGTCGAATATCTGAGCTGGCTGGATCGCCAGCAGCCGGGCAGCGTCACCGAAATCGCTGCGGTCAAGGCGCTGGAGGCAGCGCGGGCCAAAGTGGGGCAGGCGATGCAGAACCCGTTGAAGGATGTGTCTTTCGACACGATTTCCGGCGCTGGCGAACATGCCGCCATCATCCATTACCGTGTCACCACCGACACGGATCGCACACTTGCCGATGGCGAGATGTTCCTCGTCGATTCCGGCGCGCAATATGTCAACGGTACTACTGATATTACCCGTACCGTCGCAATCGGCACGGTGCCGGAAGAGCAGAAGCGTTTCTTCACGCTGGTGCTGAAGGGGGTGATCGGCATCAGCACCGCACGGTTTCCGAAGGGAACGCGCGGTTGCGACCTCGATCCCCTGGCGCGCATCGCGCTGTGGAAGGCAGGCGCCGACTATGCCCATGGCACCGGCCACGGTGTCGGTTCCTACCTTTCGGTGCATGAGGGACCGCAGCGTATCGCAAGGCTTTCGACGCAGGAGCTGCTGCCGGGCATGATCCTGTCGAACGAGCCGGGTTATTACCGCCCCGGTGCTTTCGGCATCCGTATCGAGAATCTGATCTATGTGCGTGACGCGCAGGAGGTAGCCGGCGGCGACCAGCCAATGTTCTCCTTCGAGACGCTGACCTGGTGCCCCATCGACAACAGACTTGTCGTCGTGTCGCTGCTGACCGACGAGGAACTCGACTGGCTGAACGCCTATCATGCCGACGTTCTGGAAAAGCTCTCTCCGCTAATCACTGATGAAAAGGTGAAAGCCTGGCTTGTTGCCGCGACCAGGCCACTGGAGAGGGTCGCTTAA
- a CDS encoding 50S ribosomal protein L11 methyltransferase, producing the protein MSEIRLYVTTTEIKAGEILDLMSDYFGEEDVAIATTEVDEKRDIWEASVYLMAEQEDEFRERVGALLAPDFPGLVIEKEIVPDVDWIAKSLEGLKPVQAGRFIVHGAHDRDKVQPHDLAIEIEAGQAFGTGHHGTTAGCLEMIEDVLRARTVRNALDLGTGSGVLAIAVRKMRPIPVLATDIDPIAVKVAKENVRLNGIVSGMALETAPGFHSDAFRKHGPFDLIIANILARPLIKMAPQLVTHLAPGGTVILSGILASQRWKVLAAYNGARLSHIRTIWRNGWVTLHLRKD; encoded by the coding sequence GTGAGCGAAATCCGACTTTACGTCACCACGACCGAAATCAAGGCCGGCGAAATCCTCGATCTCATGTCGGATTATTTCGGCGAGGAGGATGTTGCGATCGCCACGACCGAGGTGGATGAGAAGCGCGACATCTGGGAAGCCTCCGTCTATTTGATGGCCGAGCAGGAGGATGAGTTCCGCGAGCGTGTCGGCGCTTTGCTTGCACCTGACTTTCCCGGTCTCGTCATCGAAAAAGAGATCGTTCCCGATGTTGACTGGATCGCCAAGTCGCTCGAGGGGCTGAAGCCGGTGCAGGCAGGGCGCTTCATCGTGCACGGCGCGCATGATCGCGACAAGGTGCAACCGCATGATCTGGCTATCGAGATCGAGGCGGGGCAGGCTTTCGGCACCGGCCATCATGGCACGACGGCGGGTTGCCTTGAAATGATAGAGGATGTTCTGCGGGCACGGACGGTCCGCAACGCGCTCGATCTCGGCACCGGCAGCGGCGTGCTGGCGATTGCCGTGCGCAAGATGCGCCCCATTCCCGTACTGGCGACGGATATCGACCCCATTGCCGTCAAGGTGGCCAAGGAAAATGTACGGCTGAACGGCATCGTGTCAGGAATGGCGCTGGAAACCGCACCCGGTTTTCACTCCGATGCTTTCCGCAAGCATGGTCCATTTGATCTCATCATCGCCAATATTCTGGCGCGGCCGCTGATCAAGATGGCGCCGCAGCTTGTCACGCATCTGGCGCCCGGCGGCACGGTCATCCTGTCGGGTATTCTTGCGTCACAGCGCTGGAAGGTTCTCGCCGCATATAATGGCGCGCGGCTTTCCCATATCCGCACCATCTGGCGCAACGGCTGGGTGACGCTGCATCTGCGCAAAGACTGA